The Humulus lupulus chromosome 3, drHumLupu1.1, whole genome shotgun sequence genome window below encodes:
- the LOC133823397 gene encoding UBP1-associated protein 2C-like: MEDIKKRKLDLDEAASDGKILTEEQLRSLLDPLAKPQLVDLLAKIGSQYPSIADKIKSVASADPVHRKLFVRGLAWNTTSETLCEAFKMHGEIEEGAVIYDKATGKSRGYGFITYKHIESTQIALKAPSKLIDGRLAVCNLACEGLTGTSTTPDLPQRKLYIGSLSPEVTSEMLLQFFARHGEIEEGSVAYDKDTNGSRGFGFVTYKTVEAAKKAINDPDKTLGGRTVIVKLADSQKSRTVQTQLPPGTVPMAMPTASGYLQPGKAHHGGPPFGYGYPQGSYPDSSYSSPPTGPTPYPSQPQMPYASGNLRKDSLGHPPTAPMAMGGYPYYYPKQ, translated from the exons ATGGAAGATATTAAGAAGAGGAAGCTTGACCTCGACGAGGCCGCCAGCGACGGCAAAATCCTAACGGAGGAACAGTTGAGGTCTCTGCTTGACCCTCTTGCTAAGCCCCAGCTAGTCGATCTTCTTGCAAAAAT AGGTTCCCAATATCCTTCAATTGCAGACAAAATTAAAAGTGTGGCAAGTGCAGATCCTGTACATCGAAAGCTTTTTGTTCGTGGCTTGGCCTGGAATACCACTTCAGAAACTTTGTGTGAA GCATTTAAAATGCATGGAGAAATTGAGGAGGGGGCCGTCATTTATGACAAAGCAACTGGGAAATCGCGTGGCTATGGCTTCATTACTTACAAACATATTGAGTCAACTCAGATTGCACTAAAAGCGCCTAGCAAGTTGATCGAT GGTCGACTTGCTGTTTGTAATCTCGCCTGTGAGGGGTTAACTGGGACAAGTACAACCCCTGATCTTCCCCAGAGAAAGCTTTACATTGGGAGCTTGTCACCAGAAGTCACAAGTGAGATGCTTCTCCAGTTCTTTGCAAGACATGGGGAAATTGAAGAAGGTTCAGTTGCGTATGACAAAGATACAAATGGATCACG TGGTTTTGGCTTTGTTACATACAAAACAGTAGAGGCAGCAAAGAAGGCAATAAATGATCCAGATAAGACCCTTGGC GGGCGGACTGTCATTGTCAAGCTTGCGGATTCCCAGAAGAGCAGAACAGTGCAAACACAATTACCACCAGGAACAGTTCCAATGGCCATGCCCACTGCATCTGGATATCTGCAGCCTGGAAAAGCACATCATGGTGGTCCACCATTTGGATATGGTTACCCGCAAGGATCGTATCCTGATTCTTCTTACTCTAGTCCTCCCACAGGGCCTACGCCATACCCATCTCAACCTCAAATGCCATATGCATCGGGCAATTTAAGGAAAGACTCCCTTGGACATCCACCAACTGCTCCTATGGCAATGGGTGGTTACCCTTACTACTACCCCAAACAATGA